A single Arachidicoccus sp. BS20 DNA region contains:
- a CDS encoding discoidin domain-containing protein, with amino-acid sequence MAKVSLSVLKFLFFFITSSSLSYVKAQSVYSLDSSSDIIWKVCPQSDVHDSTQLFSDGYNTSEWVKGVVPGTVFNAYVVAGKEEDPNFGDNIYRVDKSKYDRNFWYRTEFEVPGSFTKEKIWLNFEGVNRKGEIFLNGRRIGELSGIVQRGKFDITALVKRDRKNILAVLISIPEKPLNNYGSPTYLSSAGWDWMPYVPGLNSGITDDVYLSNTGSITLEDPWIKTALPTNARADLSVQFNVHNSASENREAIIEGVIQPGDIHFSKKINIEAGRSNEFVLDKSQFPQLSINQPKLWWPNGYGKPNLYTCEFVIKSNNEVSDSQKVTFGIKRYSYDTVGGVLHVSVNGKKVFIKGGDWGMSEYMLRCRGKEYDTKVRLHKEMNFNMIRNWLGSTTDEEFYEACDKYGIMVWDDFWLNANPNLPSDIHVFNANVIEKIKRERNHPSIAIWCGDNEGWPVAPLNNWIREDIAVYDGGSRHYQPNSHAENLTGSGVWGNQDPKWYFTPYPLGFGGSTGWGLRTEIGTAVFPNFESFKKFMPKDKWWPRNEMWNQHFFGQNAFNATPDNYDKFITERYGVPSGIEDYCRKAQLLNIETNKAMYEGWEDHMWEDASGVMTWMSQSAYPSMVWQTYDYYYDLTGAYWGVKEACKPLHIQWNPLTNEVKIINTTGRDADRLTAEIKVYNPDGKEVKKFSSRVNVFSPANTAVSCFTIPFYAEQRNVALGKPTIASSTDGGSPSDVTDGNPGSRWASKTNDNQWIYIDLQQPQNINRVVFNWEDAYAKKFKVQVSDDALNWKDVAISEGKIGLQTVYFNDVNARYVRMLGIERATGWGYSLWSFDVYGGNEQSEGLANVHFIKLTLKDKDGKSLDENFYWRGNKNGDFTMLNQMARVKLKISSKIERRKDSTVIHAIITNPVSSKSIAFAIRMQVLNSKTEEQVLPAIFSDDYFSLLPGELRQVDIKVDNKCIKGISTGITAVPYNSAH; translated from the coding sequence ATGGCTAAAGTTTCATTGAGCGTTTTAAAGTTTTTATTCTTTTTTATTACAAGCAGTAGCCTTTCTTATGTAAAGGCGCAATCCGTTTATTCTTTAGACAGTTCTTCTGATATTATTTGGAAAGTATGTCCCCAATCAGATGTGCATGATAGCACGCAACTCTTTTCTGATGGATACAATACTTCCGAGTGGGTAAAAGGAGTAGTGCCGGGTACTGTTTTCAACGCTTATGTTGTTGCTGGAAAAGAGGAAGACCCCAATTTCGGGGATAATATTTATCGGGTTGACAAATCAAAATATGACAGGAACTTTTGGTATAGAACAGAATTTGAAGTGCCGGGAAGTTTTACCAAAGAAAAAATATGGTTGAATTTTGAAGGAGTTAATCGAAAAGGAGAAATATTTTTGAATGGGAGGCGTATAGGAGAATTAAGCGGTATCGTGCAACGTGGAAAATTCGATATTACTGCTTTGGTAAAACGTGATAGGAAAAATATTCTTGCTGTTTTAATTTCCATTCCCGAAAAGCCGCTGAACAATTATGGAAGCCCTACCTATTTGTCAAGTGCAGGGTGGGATTGGATGCCTTATGTTCCCGGATTGAATTCCGGTATTACCGATGACGTTTATTTGAGTAATACAGGGAGCATAACGTTGGAAGACCCTTGGATAAAAACAGCGCTGCCTACAAATGCAAGAGCTGATTTGTCAGTTCAGTTTAATGTGCATAACAGTGCTTCAGAAAACCGAGAAGCCATTATTGAAGGAGTTATCCAACCCGGAGATATACATTTTTCTAAGAAAATAAATATAGAAGCGGGAAGAAGTAATGAGTTTGTTTTGGATAAAAGCCAGTTCCCACAGTTATCAATTAATCAACCGAAATTGTGGTGGCCCAATGGTTACGGAAAGCCGAATTTATACACATGTGAATTTGTAATAAAGTCAAATAATGAAGTTTCCGATTCACAAAAGGTAACCTTTGGAATAAAAAGATATTCCTATGATACTGTTGGTGGAGTGCTTCATGTTTCTGTTAATGGTAAGAAAGTTTTTATTAAAGGAGGAGACTGGGGAATGTCAGAATATATGTTGAGATGCAGAGGTAAAGAGTATGATACTAAAGTGAGGCTGCATAAGGAAATGAATTTTAATATGATTCGCAACTGGCTTGGTTCCACAACGGACGAGGAGTTTTATGAAGCTTGTGATAAATACGGGATTATGGTGTGGGACGATTTCTGGCTGAATGCCAATCCTAATTTGCCTTCGGATATTCATGTATTTAATGCGAATGTTATAGAAAAAATAAAACGGGAACGTAATCATCCTTCTATTGCTATTTGGTGTGGAGATAATGAGGGCTGGCCGGTAGCACCATTAAACAACTGGATTCGCGAAGATATTGCTGTGTACGATGGGGGCAGCAGGCATTATCAGCCCAATTCACATGCAGAAAACCTTACGGGGAGCGGCGTTTGGGGTAATCAAGATCCTAAGTGGTACTTCACACCTTATCCGCTTGGTTTTGGAGGAAGTACGGGTTGGGGCTTGAGAACCGAAATAGGTACGGCTGTATTTCCCAATTTTGAAAGTTTCAAAAAGTTTATGCCAAAGGACAAATGGTGGCCTCGTAATGAAATGTGGAATCAACATTTCTTTGGGCAAAATGCTTTTAATGCTACACCTGACAACTACGACAAATTTATAACGGAAAGATATGGTGTTCCCTCAGGAATCGAAGATTATTGTCGGAAAGCACAATTGCTGAATATTGAGACTAATAAAGCGATGTATGAAGGCTGGGAAGACCATATGTGGGAAGATGCATCCGGTGTAATGACATGGATGAGTCAATCGGCGTACCCTTCAATGGTTTGGCAAACATATGATTATTATTACGACCTTACAGGTGCATACTGGGGCGTTAAAGAGGCGTGCAAACCTTTGCATATACAATGGAATCCATTAACGAATGAAGTGAAAATTATAAATACAACAGGACGAGATGCAGATAGACTGACTGCGGAAATAAAAGTTTACAATCCTGATGGAAAAGAAGTAAAAAAGTTTAGTTCGCGAGTAAATGTTTTTTCTCCTGCGAACACGGCAGTTTCTTGCTTTACAATTCCTTTTTATGCCGAACAAAGGAATGTGGCATTGGGTAAACCGACAATAGCATCTTCCACTGATGGAGGTTCTCCGTCAGATGTTACAGACGGGAATCCAGGTAGCCGATGGGCGAGTAAGACAAACGACAACCAATGGATATATATTGATTTGCAACAGCCTCAAAATATAAATAGAGTGGTCTTTAATTGGGAGGATGCTTATGCTAAAAAGTTTAAAGTACAAGTTTCCGATGATGCTCTGAACTGGAAGGATGTGGCCATATCGGAAGGGAAAATAGGATTGCAAACGGTATATTTTAACGATGTAAATGCACGCTATGTGCGAATGTTAGGAATAGAACGAGCCACAGGTTGGGGCTATTCATTATGGAGTTTTGATGTGTACGGAGGTAACGAGCAAAGTGAAGGATTGGCAAATGTTCATTTTATAAAGCTTACTTTAAAAGATAAAGATGGGAAGTCATTAGACGAAAATTTTTATTGGAGAGGTAATAAGAATGGAGACTTTACAATGTTGAATCAAATGGCGAGAGTAAAATTAAAAATAAGCAGCAAGATTGAACGGAGGAAAGACAGCACAGTTATACACGCAATCATTACAAACCCGGTCTCGTCAAAGAGCATTGCTTTTGCCATTCGGATGCAGGTCTTGAACAGCAAAACGGAAGAACAGGTGCTACCTGCTATTTTTAGTGATGATTATTTTTCATTGTTACCCGGAGAGTTAAGACAGGTGGATATCAAAGTTGACAATAAATGTATAAAAGGAATATCGACTGGTATTACCGCTGTTCCTTATAACTCTGCACATTAA
- a CDS encoding DUF4998 domain-containing protein, with protein sequence MDDYKKYENNGEIVYPGIFDSLQVIPGKNRALITGVLLSDPKVTKYRIFWNGGLDSVEAPLVRTGGIDTMKQIVDNLPEGPITFEIRTYDKDDNKSVPMNVTGIIYGDAFQTSINQRGNRAILQSSLTLDGAIQLTWADVESYVGVVGMHIQYYDVNDVLKDTVVPVQLQDQTTDLPDANISKPVTYNTLFIPDAIGIDTLTVNSASAPMVSEVSLLNNIHPVKVSESDGNRWANLLDWISNDAIKSHNGYGGSDISGGSDYKIFFEAGYGAPEIANGKIYQIAKLPPGKYTFDGSIDWWNNGGQNYTYLVVAPGADGLPDTDNLSTAIGYQLVNNGSDVQVSFELTQQTTISLGCVVNLGTSGNSMRFNSLRLYINQ encoded by the coding sequence ATGGACGATTATAAAAAATATGAAAATAACGGAGAAATTGTTTATCCTGGAATTTTTGATTCTTTGCAGGTAATTCCGGGCAAAAACCGAGCTTTGATTACAGGCGTTTTACTATCCGACCCTAAAGTGACAAAATACAGAATATTTTGGAACGGAGGCTTAGATTCTGTGGAAGCACCTTTGGTAAGAACAGGAGGAATAGATACAATGAAGCAAATTGTAGATAATCTGCCGGAAGGCCCTATAACCTTTGAAATCAGGACGTATGATAAGGATGATAATAAGTCTGTCCCAATGAATGTAACGGGGATCATTTATGGCGACGCGTTTCAAACATCAATCAATCAACGAGGAAATCGGGCAATTTTACAATCATCATTAACACTCGATGGCGCAATACAATTGACTTGGGCTGATGTGGAAAGTTATGTGGGGGTTGTGGGTATGCATATCCAATATTATGATGTAAACGATGTTTTGAAGGATACGGTTGTTCCTGTACAGCTGCAAGACCAAACTACTGATTTACCGGATGCAAATATTAGCAAGCCGGTTACTTACAATACGCTTTTCATCCCTGATGCCATAGGTATTGACACGCTCACGGTTAATTCCGCATCTGCACCCATGGTTTCAGAAGTATCGTTGTTGAATAACATTCATCCTGTTAAAGTATCTGAAAGCGATGGCAACAGATGGGCAAATCTTTTGGATTGGATTTCCAATGATGCAATCAAAAGCCATAACGGTTATGGCGGTTCCGATATCTCGGGTGGTTCTGATTATAAAATCTTTTTTGAAGCAGGATATGGTGCGCCGGAAATTGCAAATGGCAAAATATATCAGATTGCTAAACTGCCGCCGGGTAAATATACATTTGATGGTTCTATTGATTGGTGGAACAATGGAGGGCAAAACTATACTTATCTTGTTGTCGCTCCCGGTGCTGACGGCTTACCTGATACAGACAATTTAAGCACTGCAATTGGCTATCAGTTGGTCAATAACGGTTCGGATGTGCAGGTGTCTTTTGAACTTACACAGCAAACTACTATATCATTAGGCTGTGTGGTAAACTTGGGAACCAGCGGCAATTCAATGCGCTTTAATAGTTTGAGGCTATACATAAACCAATAA
- a CDS encoding DUF4959 domain-containing protein: protein MNKYIPIILMLGTLIITGCKKDGAPGLIEDGTTPPGKVSNVKVTNKNGAASITYTPPSDPDLLYIKAVYSLTSGKEVTVKSSYYSNQIDVQGFNDTLVHEVKLYSVNRSELASDPVTVDIQPLVSPVQIAYRNMAVTATAGGVHITSLNPLRSDLVIVPLVDSLNDGKWEGLNNIYTADSAISVSIRGMPSVERKFGFYIRDRWANATDTLFATLTPKQEILLDKSKFFVFQCDNDSKFSYQTHLDLMWNNNPNLQQWPCVNTDISSSTPAVITWGLGDEPVKLTRFTLYTRQQNNTDNSPTFFADGSPKLFEVYGSNNPSHSGDWSEWTKILTCQVTKPSGLPLGQGTNADYLAGLAGFSFDFDEDTPPYRYLRIKNLQNWMGTYFIVIEQINMWGTND from the coding sequence ATGAATAAGTATATACCGATAATTCTAATGTTAGGAACATTAATTATCACGGGCTGTAAAAAAGATGGAGCACCGGGATTGATAGAAGACGGTACAACACCGCCCGGCAAGGTAAGCAATGTTAAAGTTACCAATAAGAATGGGGCAGCATCGATTACTTATACGCCACCGTCAGACCCGGATTTGCTATACATTAAGGCTGTATATTCATTAACCTCCGGAAAAGAGGTAACCGTAAAATCTTCTTACTATTCCAATCAAATTGATGTACAGGGCTTTAATGATACATTGGTGCATGAAGTGAAACTGTACTCGGTCAATAGAAGTGAATTAGCTTCCGATCCGGTAACTGTTGATATACAACCTTTGGTTTCTCCGGTTCAGATTGCTTATAGAAATATGGCTGTTACGGCAACAGCGGGTGGAGTTCATATTACGTCTCTCAACCCTTTACGTTCAGATTTGGTCATAGTGCCATTGGTAGATTCCTTAAACGATGGAAAATGGGAAGGGCTGAATAATATTTATACTGCTGACTCTGCAATTAGTGTAAGTATAAGAGGTATGCCATCGGTAGAGAGAAAATTCGGATTCTACATTCGCGACCGTTGGGCAAACGCAACCGACACTTTATTTGCAACGTTAACGCCTAAGCAGGAAATCTTATTAGACAAATCGAAGTTCTTTGTTTTTCAGTGTGATAATGATTCCAAATTTTCATATCAAACACATCTCGATTTAATGTGGAACAACAATCCCAATTTGCAGCAATGGCCCTGTGTAAATACGGATATAAGTTCAAGCACCCCTGCCGTTATTACCTGGGGACTTGGCGATGAGCCGGTAAAGCTTACACGTTTTACGCTCTATACCCGCCAGCAAAATAATACGGACAATTCTCCTACGTTCTTTGCAGATGGCAGCCCTAAGCTGTTTGAAGTATATGGTTCGAATAACCCGTCGCACAGCGGAGACTGGTCGGAGTGGACTAAGATTCTTACTTGCCAGGTAACCAAACCGTCCGGCTTGCCTTTGGGACAAGGCACTAATGCCGATTATCTGGCAGGTCTTGCAGGCTTTTCCTTCGATTTTGACGAGGATACGCCGCCATACAGGTATCTGCGTATCAAAAATCTGCAAAACTGGATGGGTACCTATTTCATTGTAATTGAGCAAATAAATATGTGGGGAACGAATGATTGA
- a CDS encoding RagB/SusD family nutrient uptake outer membrane protein: MKLKWYLTIILIITSLASCKKYLDVVPDNVATLNNAFTMRSEAEKYLATCYSFLGNDGDPQLNVAYLGGDELWLNYPPRAINAHNWDIARGNQNVVSPYVGIWGTEYEAIRICNTFLENIVDTNKVKDLQIDERTRWIGEAMFLKAYYHFLLFRQYGPIAIVDKNLPIDAPLEQTKVKRLPVDTVVNYIANLMDSASKLLPYSVINPSTDYGHITRPIALAMRAKVLVYGASPLFNGNNDYSNFKNKDGQLLINTTFDISKWQRAALAAKEAIDACETAGISLYHFINTTGYTLSDATMTQMSIRNAVCEKWNQEIIWGNSNSSTWQLQYSSMAHIDPNNAGNSSIYGVLGPTMGIVEQFYTKNGVPITEDKTLDFSNITALRTATHDERFNLIEGYQTARINFDREPRFYADLGFDGGVWYMQNSPSHTDENTWNLQDRLGQFGAGVGATVTTYYPKKMVNWKFTFNADNSSHIEDYPFPMMRLADLYLLYAEALNETSGPSDEVYEYLNRVRARAGLPTVQESWTNYSNNPAEYTTKEGLRTIIREERANEMAFEGSRFWDLRRWKLAAQVLNENIIGWDASGTAEHPELFYKLTTYYTMHFIAPRDYLWPLSESDLNVNENLVQNPGW; the protein is encoded by the coding sequence ATGAAATTAAAATGGTATTTAACAATTATATTGATAATTACAAGTCTTGCATCTTGTAAAAAATACTTAGATGTTGTCCCTGATAATGTCGCAACACTTAATAATGCATTTACCATGCGCTCAGAAGCCGAAAAGTACTTAGCCACGTGCTATTCTTTTTTAGGCAATGATGGCGACCCTCAATTGAATGTAGCCTATCTTGGTGGAGATGAGTTGTGGCTCAACTACCCACCGCGTGCTATTAATGCGCACAATTGGGATATAGCGAGAGGTAATCAAAATGTGGTAAGCCCTTACGTTGGAATATGGGGTACAGAGTATGAGGCAATCCGCATTTGCAATACTTTTTTGGAGAATATAGTGGACACCAATAAAGTCAAAGATTTGCAGATTGATGAAAGAACCCGCTGGATAGGGGAAGCTATGTTTTTAAAGGCATACTATCACTTTCTTTTGTTCAGGCAATATGGCCCCATTGCTATTGTAGATAAAAACCTGCCGATAGATGCGCCGCTCGAACAGACTAAAGTTAAACGGCTTCCTGTAGATACTGTAGTGAATTATATAGCGAACCTGATGGATTCTGCTTCGAAGTTGCTGCCATACAGCGTTATCAATCCTTCTACGGATTATGGGCACATCACACGCCCCATCGCATTGGCTATGCGTGCCAAGGTTTTGGTTTACGGAGCCAGTCCGCTGTTTAACGGCAATAATGATTATTCAAATTTTAAAAACAAAGACGGGCAATTGTTAATAAACACTACGTTTGATATAAGTAAGTGGCAAAGGGCAGCCCTTGCAGCAAAAGAAGCAATAGACGCCTGTGAAACAGCCGGAATTTCTCTATACCATTTTATAAATACAACAGGTTACACGCTTTCAGATGCTACTATGACACAAATGAGTATTCGCAATGCCGTATGTGAAAAATGGAACCAGGAGATAATATGGGGAAATTCTAATTCCTCTACATGGCAACTGCAATACTCATCTATGGCACATATAGATCCCAACAATGCCGGTAATTCGAGCATATACGGCGTTTTGGGACCGACCATGGGTATTGTAGAACAATTTTATACAAAAAACGGTGTGCCCATTACCGAAGACAAAACATTGGATTTTTCAAACATTACAGCGTTGAGAACAGCAACGCACGATGAACGCTTTAATCTCATCGAAGGTTATCAGACTGCAAGAATTAATTTTGACAGGGAACCAAGGTTCTATGCCGATTTGGGGTTTGACGGGGGCGTATGGTATATGCAAAACAGTCCCAGCCATACAGATGAAAACACATGGAATTTACAAGACAGATTAGGGCAGTTTGGGGCAGGTGTAGGCGCCACAGTTACAACGTATTATCCTAAGAAAATGGTAAACTGGAAATTTACCTTTAATGCAGATAACAGTAGCCATATCGAAGATTATCCTTTTCCTATGATGCGGCTGGCAGACCTTTATCTGCTTTATGCAGAAGCGCTAAATGAAACGTCAGGTCCTTCTGATGAAGTATATGAATACCTTAACAGGGTTAGGGCACGTGCCGGCTTGCCAACCGTTCAGGAAAGCTGGACTAATTATTCCAATAATCCTGCTGAATATACTACCAAAGAAGGTTTGAGAACAATTATAAGAGAAGAAAGAGCAAATGAAATGGCATTTGAAGGAAGCCGTTTTTGGGATTTAAGAAGGTGGAAATTGGCTGCTCAGGTATTGAACGAGAACATTATAGGTTGGGACGCATCCGGTACTGCGGAACATCCTGAGCTGTTTTATAAATTAACCACTTATTATACGATGCATTTTATAGCTCCCAGGGATTATTTGTGGCCTTTGTCAGAGTCAGACCTTAATGTAAATGAAAACCTGGTACAAAATCCGGGTTGGTAG
- a CDS encoding SusC/RagA family TonB-linked outer membrane protein, whose product MNSHLRLRLHCYKRLFICLAILLLNFATLTAQNKSLFFGTVKDSASRQPLSSVSILIKGTKQGTFTDQNGVFKLDISSDTATLIFTYVGYQPVEIFSKKGNPIDIVLSPLKDSTSDVVVVAYGRQKKESMVASITTLNPKELRGATSNMTQMLAGRIAGIISFQQSGAPGADNASFFVRGVGSFGAGKVDPLILIDGVESTNDDLARLQPDDISGFSVLKDAAASSLYGARGANGVILVTTKNGIEGKTKFNVRAEMPVSSNTRNFKFADNVTYMNLANEAVLTRDPLGNLPYSQDKIDHTAAGDDPIKYPNNNWINQLIKDYTVNQKLNINASGGGKVAQYYLSGTYNVDNGVLKQLSGSDFNNNIRFGNYNVRSNVTINATPTTKITVRTYAQFDQYTGPRGYVDGNNNYVNGGQAVFNSAMWSNPVMFPAYYPGSYAPDITHPLFGNAFIPNTTSLYSNPFANMVSGYDRYTASTINVQLEFNQNLKFITEGLSTNFMAYTQRYNYFILTRNYNPFYYTLSPDANGNLNVLTLLNPGQGTEYLNYSEGPKIVQSTTYAQWAVNYNRTFNKKHAVTGMLIGILQNRLTGNAGDLQSSLPARNLGVSGRFTYAYDDRYLTEFDFGYNGSEKFADNHRFGFFPSIGAGWRISNESFFKSLKKIVTNLKLRATYGLVGNDQIGRNQDRFFYLSNVNANDDGRGYHWGLDQSHYVSGYSISRYANNNITWEKSKTLNYGFDLTFINKINVTVDAYHSLRYDILMQRTTIPSTTGLEAPAFANVGKATSDGVDIAVDFNQNFSNDMWIQARANMTYATNKYKKYEEPNYPDNEKYLSKVGNSINQIYGLLAERLFVDDNEARNSPVQSFGGNPPLGGDIKYRDINGDGQITNLDMIPIGYPTVPEITYGFGFSFGYKSFDINAFFQGNARTSFLINADNVSPFVLNGGSQNGLLSVIANDHWSENNQNLHAFWPRLDDQFNQNNDQSSTWWLENGSFLRFKTLEIGYTLPKKLLNKLHFSNFRIYVNGQNLGVISKFKLWDPEMGGNGLGYPLQVLYNLGINFGF is encoded by the coding sequence ATGAACAGTCATTTACGGTTGCGTTTACATTGTTACAAGCGTTTGTTTATATGCTTGGCCATTTTATTATTAAATTTTGCCACTCTTACAGCACAAAATAAGAGCCTATTTTTTGGAACGGTAAAAGATAGCGCCAGCAGGCAGCCATTATCAAGTGTATCGATCTTGATAAAAGGAACAAAACAAGGAACATTTACCGACCAAAACGGAGTTTTTAAATTGGATATTTCATCGGATACTGCCACATTGATTTTCACATACGTAGGATACCAGCCGGTAGAAATATTTTCAAAAAAAGGAAACCCAATAGATATTGTTTTATCTCCTTTAAAAGATTCAACAAGTGATGTTGTGGTAGTAGCTTACGGCAGGCAGAAGAAAGAAAGTATGGTTGCTTCCATTACTACGCTTAATCCAAAAGAGTTAAGAGGAGCTACCAGCAACATGACACAAATGCTTGCCGGTAGAATTGCCGGTATTATTTCATTTCAGCAAAGTGGTGCTCCGGGAGCAGATAATGCATCGTTTTTTGTGCGAGGTGTTGGCTCCTTTGGTGCAGGAAAAGTGGACCCACTAATTCTAATAGATGGAGTAGAATCTACAAATGATGATTTGGCGAGGCTCCAGCCGGATGATATCTCGGGATTTTCAGTCTTAAAAGATGCTGCGGCATCTTCATTATATGGCGCACGGGGCGCCAACGGTGTAATATTGGTAACAACGAAAAATGGTATAGAGGGAAAGACTAAGTTTAATGTAAGGGCGGAAATGCCCGTATCTTCAAATACCAGAAATTTCAAATTTGCAGATAATGTTACATATATGAACCTGGCAAATGAAGCTGTATTAACCAGAGACCCATTGGGCAATTTGCCATATAGCCAGGACAAAATCGATCATACCGCAGCTGGCGATGACCCTATAAAATATCCGAATAACAACTGGATAAACCAGTTGATTAAAGATTATACGGTAAATCAAAAACTTAATATTAATGCGAGCGGAGGTGGAAAGGTTGCACAGTATTATTTATCAGGAACATATAATGTGGATAATGGCGTTTTGAAACAATTGTCAGGTAGTGATTTTAATAATAATATCAGATTCGGGAACTACAATGTTCGTTCCAACGTAACTATAAATGCAACTCCCACAACTAAAATTACTGTAAGAACCTATGCCCAATTTGACCAATATACAGGACCGAGAGGTTATGTAGATGGAAATAATAACTATGTAAATGGTGGACAAGCAGTATTTAATAGCGCTATGTGGTCGAATCCTGTAATGTTTCCGGCTTACTATCCGGGTAGTTATGCACCGGATATTACACATCCGTTATTTGGTAATGCATTTATCCCAAATACTACTTCATTGTATAGCAATCCATTTGCTAATATGGTATCCGGATATGATAGATACACTGCTTCTACTATCAATGTTCAGTTAGAATTTAATCAAAATTTGAAATTTATCACAGAGGGCTTATCCACAAACTTTATGGCTTATACACAGCGTTATAATTATTTTATTCTCACAAGAAATTACAATCCGTTTTACTATACATTATCTCCGGATGCCAATGGAAACCTGAATGTATTGACATTGTTAAATCCGGGGCAGGGTACAGAATATTTAAACTATTCTGAAGGACCTAAAATTGTACAATCAACTACTTATGCGCAATGGGCGGTTAATTACAACCGAACGTTTAACAAAAAGCACGCTGTAACAGGAATGTTAATAGGGATTCTGCAAAACAGGTTAACGGGCAATGCAGGAGATTTACAGTCATCATTACCTGCGAGGAACCTCGGCGTATCGGGCAGGTTTACTTATGCCTATGACGACCGTTACCTTACCGAGTTTGATTTTGGGTATAACGGTTCTGAGAAATTTGCAGATAATCATCGTTTTGGCTTCTTTCCTTCAATAGGTGCCGGATGGAGAATTTCCAATGAAAGTTTTTTTAAGTCTCTGAAAAAAATTGTTACTAATTTAAAATTGAGGGCAACCTACGGTTTAGTGGGTAACGACCAGATTGGGCGTAACCAGGATAGATTTTTCTACTTATCTAACGTAAACGCAAACGATGACGGACGAGGATATCATTGGGGCTTAGACCAAAGCCACTATGTCTCCGGATATTCAATATCCAGATATGCTAATAATAACATTACCTGGGAAAAGTCTAAAACGCTCAACTATGGATTTGACCTTACATTCATCAACAAGATAAATGTTACGGTTGATGCATATCATTCTTTGAGGTACGATATCTTAATGCAGAGAACAACAATTCCGTCAACTACGGGGTTGGAAGCGCCTGCATTTGCAAACGTAGGAAAAGCTACAAGTGATGGAGTAGATATTGCGGTAGATTTTAACCAAAACTTTTCAAACGATATGTGGATTCAAGCCCGCGCAAACATGACTTATGCAACTAATAAATACAAGAAATACGAAGAACCAAATTATCCGGATAACGAAAAATATTTGTCGAAAGTGGGAAATTCAATCAATCAAATCTATGGATTACTGGCAGAGCGACTGTTTGTAGATGATAATGAAGCCCGAAACTCCCCTGTTCAAAGTTTCGGCGGAAATCCGCCTTTAGGGGGAGATATTAAATACAGAGATATAAATGGAGACGGCCAGATAACAAACCTTGATATGATTCCTATTGGCTATCCTACCGTTCCTGAAATTACGTATGGTTTTGGTTTCTCCTTTGGATACAAATCGTTTGATATTAACGCCTTTTTCCAGGGAAATGCACGAACATCATTTCTGATAAATGCCGATAATGTATCTCCTTTCGTTTTAAATGGCGGGTCTCAAAATGGGTTATTGAGTGTTATTGCAAACGACCACTGGTCTGAAAATAATCAGAATTTACATGCCTTTTGGCCAAGGCTTGATGACCAGTTCAACCAGAATAACGACCAGTCTTCAACGTGGTGGCTGGAAAACGGATCCTTTTTAAGATTTAAGACATTGGAAATCGGCTATACATTGCCTAAAAAACTGCTTAATAAATTGCATTTTTCAAATTTTCGCATATATGTTAATGGTCAAAACCTTGGTGTGATTAGCAAATTCAAATTGTGGGACCCTGAAATGGGAGGCAACGGTTTAGGCTATCCTTTGCAGGTACTATACAATCTGGGAATAAACTTTGGTTTTTAA